In Solanum pennellii chromosome 7, SPENNV200, the following are encoded in one genomic region:
- the LOC107025220 gene encoding myb family transcription factor PHL8-like: protein MTEGSSKKQRCDRVVASHDLNRKPRFRWTVELHEMFVKAVNELGGPYDATPKNIVKLMDDEDITPEHIKSHLQKYRQSKDMISTTRSSSKGKCYATITLYIFGKIN, encoded by the exons ATGACGGAAGGTAGCAGCAAGAAGCAAAGATGTGATAGAGTTGTAGCAAGTCATGACTTGAACAGAAAGCCAAGGTTTAGATGGACAGTGGAACTTCATGAGATGTTTGTTAAAGCTGTTAATGAGCTAGGAGGTCCTTATG ATGCAACACCGAAGAATATTGTGAAACTCATGGATGATGAAGATATCACACCAGAACATATCAAAAGCCATCTTCAA AAGTATAGACAGAGTAAAGACATGATCAGCACCACTAGAAGTAGTAGTAAAGGCAAGTGTTATGCTactattacattatatatttttggcaAAATCAACTGA
- the LOC107024435 gene encoding uncharacterized protein LOC107024435, producing the protein MASQKSPNFLPILLSFTLIFFTVQATTAASAKTPAKKVLNCLPSELMHLASACFPMEESPVESEDLCCELVKSVTSSSESDRHYDLKECLCTAATINQIVIGRDRRVSKVVGSCTGETTARYNCFSDI; encoded by the coding sequence ATGGCTTCCCAAAAATCCCCAAATTTTCTACCTATTTTACTTTCATTTACCCTTATTTTCTTCACTGTACAAGCTACCACCGCTGCATCTGCTAAAACTCCGGCGAAAAAAGTTTTGAACTGTTTACCGTCGGAGCTCATGCACCTTGCTTCTGCTTGTTTTCCGATGGAAGAATCTCCAGTAGAATCCGAAGATTTATGCTGTGAGCTTGTCAAATCTGTGACCTCTTCATCGGAATCCGACCGACACTACGATCTGAAAGAGTGTCTTTGTACAGCTGCGACGATTAATCAAATAGTCATCGGACGTGATAGAAGAGTTTCTAAAGTCGTCGGAAGTTGTACCGGAGAAACTACAGCTAGGTATAACTGCTTCTCTGATATCTAA